In Streptomyces violaceusniger Tu 4113, one DNA window encodes the following:
- a CDS encoding PHP domain-containing protein translates to MDPLEALDRIAFLLERAQAPTYRVRAFRTAQAVLAGLDPQEVERRAANGTLRSLKGLGPKTAQVVQEALKGQVPGYLAKLEAEADESESELDEEAAKLCAALRGDCHMHSDWSDGGSPIELMARTAARLGHAWAVLTDHSPRLTVARGLSADRLRAQLDVVAELRAKLAPFQLLTGIEVDILPDGSLDQEPELLDRLDVVVASVHSKLRMDARPMTRRMVTAVSDPLVDVLGHCTGRLLGGKRAESVFDHEEVFGACAEAGTAVEINCRPERLDPPRRLLREAVRAGTFFSIDTDAHAPGQLDWQRNGCARAAQCGVPVERVITTWTARQLVEWTRTRRPPRRAS, encoded by the coding sequence ATGGACCCCCTGGAGGCCCTGGACCGGATCGCGTTTCTCCTGGAGCGTGCCCAGGCGCCGACCTACCGGGTGCGTGCCTTCCGCACGGCCCAGGCGGTGCTCGCCGGTCTGGACCCCCAGGAGGTGGAGCGGCGTGCCGCGAACGGCACCCTCCGGTCGCTCAAGGGGCTCGGCCCGAAGACCGCCCAGGTGGTCCAGGAGGCGCTGAAGGGCCAGGTGCCCGGGTATCTGGCGAAGCTGGAGGCCGAGGCCGACGAGTCCGAGTCCGAGCTCGACGAGGAGGCGGCGAAGCTGTGCGCCGCGCTGCGCGGGGACTGCCATATGCACTCCGACTGGTCCGACGGCGGTTCCCCGATCGAGCTGATGGCCCGTACGGCGGCGCGGCTGGGGCACGCATGGGCGGTGCTCACCGACCATTCCCCGCGGCTGACGGTGGCCCGCGGCCTCTCGGCGGACCGGTTGCGCGCCCAACTGGACGTGGTGGCGGAGTTGCGCGCGAAGCTGGCTCCTTTTCAGCTGCTCACCGGGATCGAGGTGGACATCCTGCCCGACGGTTCCCTGGACCAGGAGCCGGAGCTGCTGGACCGGCTGGATGTGGTGGTGGCCTCCGTCCACTCCAAACTGCGCATGGACGCTCGCCCCATGACCCGCCGGATGGTCACCGCCGTCAGCGATCCGCTGGTCGATGTGCTGGGCCACTGCACCGGACGGCTGCTCGGCGGAAAGCGCGCCGAGTCCGTCTTCGACCATGAGGAGGTCTTCGGCGCGTGTGCGGAGGCGGGCACCGCCGTGGAGATCAACTGCCGTCCGGAGCGGCTGGATCCACCGCGCAGGCTGCTGCGCGAGGCCGTCCGGGCGGGGACCTTCTTCTCCATCGACACCGACGCCCACGCACCCGGCCAGCTCGACTGGCAGCGCAACGGATGCGCCCGGGCCGCGCAATGCGGGGTGCCGGTGGAGCGCGTCATCACCACCTGGACGGCCCGGCAACTGGTGGAGTGGACCCGCACACGCAGGCCTCCGCGCCGGGCGAGCTGA